In the genome of Terribacillus sp. FSL K6-0262, one region contains:
- a CDS encoding ATP-binding cassette domain-containing protein, whose amino-acid sequence MSLISIDKLSKSVNEKEIIRLANVTMHEGEICAFIGPNGVGKTTLLKCLLGLVFPEQGSIKINNKILSESTRPEILKLIGAVIQFPPSVSDMTISELFDEHYHYMQLKNSESYTGMLELLELNVPLTTKIKKLSLGMKQRLQLAIALSHRPKILILDEPFNGLDFDGIDLMKRILTDLKKEGVCVVITSHSLSELENFVTSVVFMFNGETYEKKPVKDIVRAYSGGLKEYYKVLKMEGENIG is encoded by the coding sequence ATGAGCCTAATATCGATAGATAAATTAAGTAAATCTGTGAATGAAAAAGAAATTATAAGGCTCGCAAATGTAACCATGCATGAAGGGGAAATCTGTGCATTCATTGGACCGAATGGGGTGGGGAAAACCACTTTATTGAAATGTTTACTAGGCCTGGTTTTTCCGGAGCAAGGGTCCATCAAAATAAATAATAAAATATTGTCTGAATCAACACGTCCAGAAATATTAAAGCTGATCGGAGCTGTAATTCAATTTCCACCAAGTGTTTCTGATATGACAATCTCTGAATTGTTTGATGAACACTATCATTACATGCAATTAAAAAACAGTGAATCATATACCGGAATGTTGGAATTGCTCGAATTAAATGTGCCATTGACAACAAAGATAAAAAAATTATCTTTAGGGATGAAACAGCGCCTTCAGCTGGCAATAGCTTTATCTCACCGGCCTAAAATACTTATCTTGGATGAACCATTTAATGGGCTTGACTTTGATGGTATAGACTTAATGAAGCGTATCCTTACCGACTTGAAAAAAGAAGGGGTTTGTGTAGTAATTACAAGTCACTCATTGTCAGAGCTCGAAAACTTTGTGACTAGTGTAGTATTTATGTTTAACGGTGAGACTTATGAAAAAAAGCCAGTTAAAGATATTGTTAGAGCTTATTCAGGAGGTCTTAAAGAATACTATAAGGTTCTAAAGATGGAGGGTGAAAACATTGGGTGA
- a CDS encoding ABC transporter permease, producing MEMYEGKSISKYSEVGLSIRKFWGLVRWSLVRHKYLLPVFSIVQVAFALAIVYGLALLIPDINETLALYLSSGAVSLGVIAVGCVLAPQIVSTAKQDGIFKYQRTLPVSRSSIIFADIIIWCVASLPGVFMGCLAAMLRFDITLHITPWSFLIILIAQVTMICIGFAIAYTFPPNVMALVTQLIMIGGLLFSPITYPMDRLPEWTSFIHQTLPFVPTTNLLRSTLFEFGTFSVTDLFIVLFWGAFSFFISLIVLSRRE from the coding sequence ATGGAAATGTATGAAGGTAAATCAATCAGTAAGTACAGTGAGGTGGGACTTAGTATAAGAAAGTTTTGGGGATTGGTTCGTTGGAGCCTTGTGAGACATAAATATCTTCTACCGGTATTCAGTATTGTGCAAGTGGCTTTTGCTTTAGCTATTGTCTATGGTCTTGCGCTGTTGATTCCGGATATAAATGAAACACTAGCTTTATATCTTTCATCAGGGGCAGTTTCACTAGGGGTAATTGCCGTAGGGTGTGTATTGGCTCCACAAATAGTCAGTACTGCAAAACAAGACGGTATTTTTAAATACCAAAGAACATTACCAGTTTCGCGCAGCTCGATAATATTTGCGGATATTATCATCTGGTGTGTTGCATCATTGCCCGGTGTATTTATGGGATGCCTAGCTGCGATGCTTCGATTCGATATCACTCTACATATAACACCTTGGAGCTTTTTGATTATATTGATAGCTCAGGTAACGATGATTTGCATAGGGTTTGCTATTGCCTATACTTTCCCGCCGAACGTTATGGCATTAGTTACACAGTTGATAATGATTGGTGGATTACTATTTTCTCCTATTACTTATCCTATGGATAGATTGCCGGAGTGGACATCTTTCATCCATCAAACACTGCCATTCGTTCCAACAACAAATTTATTACGTTCAACACTATTTGAATTCGGAACATTTTCCGTGACCGATTTGTTTATAGTGTTATTCTGGGGAGCTTTTTCATTTTTTATATCTCTTATTGTACTTTCAAGAAGGGAATGA
- the queC gene encoding 7-cyano-7-deazaguanine synthase QueC — protein sequence MKKDKAIVVFSGGQDSTTCLFWAMEQFEEVEAVTFNYNQRHSLEIEVAEQIAKEQGIRHHVLDMSLLNQLAPNALTRDDIEIEQQEGELPSTFVPGRNLVFLSFAAILAHQVGAKHLVTGVCETDFSGYPDCRDIFVKSLNVSLNLSMDKEFVIHTPLMWLDKAETWELADQLGQLDYVKEKTLTCYNGIIADGCGECPACKLRKNGLDQYEAKKAERA from the coding sequence ATGAAGAAGGATAAAGCCATCGTCGTATTCAGCGGCGGCCAAGATAGTACAACTTGTTTATTTTGGGCAATGGAGCAGTTCGAGGAAGTGGAAGCTGTCACATTCAATTATAATCAGCGTCACAGTCTGGAAATTGAAGTGGCAGAGCAAATCGCGAAAGAGCAAGGAATCAGACACCATGTATTGGATATGTCTTTATTGAATCAGCTTGCTCCAAACGCATTGACGAGAGATGATATCGAAATCGAGCAGCAGGAAGGGGAGCTGCCGTCCACGTTCGTTCCAGGACGTAATCTGGTATTCCTTTCCTTTGCAGCAATTTTGGCACATCAAGTAGGTGCCAAGCACCTTGTGACGGGGGTATGTGAAACAGACTTCAGCGGCTATCCGGATTGCCGGGATATCTTTGTGAAATCGCTGAATGTATCTCTCAACCTATCAATGGACAAAGAATTTGTCATTCATACACCGCTGATGTGGCTGGATAAAGCCGAGACATGGGAATTGGCGGATCAGCTCGGGCAGCTTGATTATGTGAAAGAAAAGACACTTACTTGCTATAACGGGATCATTGCCGATGGATGCGGAGAATGCCCAGCTTGTAAGCTGCGTAAAAACGGGCTTGATCAATATGAAGCGAAAAAGGCGGAGCGAGCATGA
- a CDS encoding ABC transporter ATP-binding protein — MKDIKESKGSLQISSISKSYKNGSVKANCDISVELYAGEIVAIIGHNGAGKTTLLNQIIGIVKPDQGQIDYQGKSLIDDTKFARNLVSMMPQFHAPLSGVTLRQSIESILHIRGISGSQNKELSKEILAELKVEQWADRPGEKLSGGLQRLASFAMAVICPPPIILLDEPTNDVDPVRRKLVWNYMRKLANKGHIVIVVTHNLLEVEQYADRFLLFNHGKLIQDELTTGQQKQFSTNVLYVAVSDWNSFSDAPESLKTRYIEEEMQVIFDLSAEQVPDAINWVLKQIEERRVANYRLTSASLEASYGGLTDGNV; from the coding sequence ATGAAGGATATAAAAGAATCTAAAGGGAGTTTGCAAATTAGCTCTATATCCAAGTCCTATAAAAATGGAAGTGTAAAAGCAAACTGTGATATTTCAGTCGAACTATATGCAGGAGAGATAGTAGCAATTATAGGACATAATGGTGCTGGCAAAACCACGCTATTAAATCAAATCATTGGCATAGTTAAGCCAGATCAAGGTCAGATTGATTATCAAGGTAAATCGTTGATTGATGACACAAAATTTGCTAGAAATCTTGTATCCATGATGCCGCAGTTCCATGCTCCATTATCGGGTGTTACATTACGTCAGTCCATAGAATCAATTTTACATATACGCGGTATTTCCGGTAGTCAGAACAAAGAGTTGAGCAAAGAAATATTAGCAGAATTGAAGGTTGAGCAATGGGCAGACAGACCGGGTGAAAAACTTTCCGGAGGGTTGCAACGGTTGGCTTCGTTTGCCATGGCAGTGATATGCCCTCCGCCTATAATTCTTTTAGATGAGCCAACAAACGACGTAGACCCCGTTAGAAGGAAGTTGGTGTGGAATTATATGAGGAAACTCGCTAATAAAGGTCATATAGTTATTGTGGTTACTCATAATTTACTGGAAGTTGAGCAATACGCTGATCGTTTTTTATTATTTAATCATGGCAAGCTAATTCAAGATGAATTAACCACGGGTCAGCAAAAACAATTTTCAACCAATGTACTTTACGTGGCCGTCAGCGATTGGAATTCATTTTCTGATGCGCCTGAATCACTGAAAACTAGATATATTGAAGAAGAGATGCAAGTTATCTTTGATCTTTCGGCCGAACAAGTACCTGATGCGATTAATTGGGTGCTAAAACAAATTGAGGAAAGAAGAGTCGCTAATTACAGACTTACTTCAGCATCACTGGAAGCGTCATACGGAGGATTGACGGATGGAAATGTATGA
- a CDS encoding ThiF family adenylyltransferase has protein sequence MINKYDRPRIKAIYPLYKLNKNEFRIGAQLGITAELGDPDGYLWELASRLDGRKVEDVIKEMVEIFPELSEEDVLEGISILDNEEFLEETLNGHESTIQERYIANVNYFSRYTGTDGNRYDYQKKINETTILLLGLGGGGSNILTLLSGLGPKKIIIVDYDNVEESNLGRQLLYKESDIGLPKCEVAAKAISEMNSHIIIEAHNKKIETTEDVLQFTEGVDLVICAIDEPPFEAQRTVNQAVIKANIPCVFGAHQVSRGRVFTVIPGKTGCFDCLNLHFSVNDPKFIEQFVGFRNINFAPPSIAYAPAIYQLTSAIVDEAVRVITGYAQPRSLSTQYEINFEDGSSFTHPSWDRYDECPTCGKGRTEDWEIFRYYERTNKV, from the coding sequence ATGATCAATAAGTACGATAGACCTCGAATTAAAGCTATATATCCGCTATATAAACTTAATAAGAATGAGTTTAGAATTGGCGCGCAACTAGGTATCACCGCTGAGCTTGGTGATCCCGATGGTTACCTATGGGAACTGGCTTCGCGTTTAGATGGAAGAAAAGTTGAGGATGTTATAAAAGAGATGGTAGAAATATTTCCGGAGTTATCTGAAGAAGACGTGTTAGAAGGGATCAGTATATTAGATAACGAAGAATTTCTTGAAGAAACTCTTAATGGGCATGAAAGCACTATTCAAGAACGTTACATAGCAAATGTTAATTATTTTAGTAGATACACTGGAACGGATGGTAATAGATATGATTACCAGAAGAAAATTAACGAAACAACAATTCTTCTTTTAGGGCTTGGTGGGGGTGGATCAAACATACTCACTCTGTTATCGGGATTGGGTCCAAAGAAAATCATTATAGTTGATTATGACAATGTAGAAGAGAGTAATTTAGGAAGACAGTTGTTATATAAAGAATCCGATATAGGGTTACCTAAATGTGAGGTGGCTGCAAAGGCAATTTCTGAGATGAATTCTCATATAATAATTGAGGCACATAATAAGAAAATTGAAACGACTGAAGACGTTTTACAGTTTACAGAGGGGGTTGATTTAGTAATCTGTGCTATAGATGAGCCCCCATTTGAAGCACAAAGAACTGTTAATCAGGCCGTAATTAAAGCCAATATCCCTTGTGTTTTCGGGGCTCACCAAGTAAGTCGCGGAAGAGTCTTTACTGTAATACCGGGAAAAACAGGCTGTTTCGATTGTTTGAATCTGCATTTTAGTGTGAATGATCCAAAATTTATAGAGCAATTCGTTGGCTTTAGGAATATAAACTTTGCCCCTCCTTCAATTGCCTATGCACCTGCAATTTATCAATTAACATCTGCCATTGTGGACGAAGCGGTTAGAGTCATAACAGGTTACGCGCAACCAAGAAGTTTAAGCACCCAATATGAAATTAATTTTGAAGACGGGTCTTCCTTTACTCACCCAAGCTGGGATAGATATGATGAGTGTCCAACTTGTGGTAAGGGACGCACAGAGGATTGGGAAATATTTCGTTATTACGAAAGGACCAATAAGGTGTGA
- the queD gene encoding 6-carboxytetrahydropterin synthase QueD yields MIQQIYPQVQHDYCYELNKDLHFAAAHSIQHPDAGKCQQVHGHTYFANITIAGDELDDSGFLFNFSTIKALIHKKFDHTLLNDHTDVLGKDDFPTTEVMARKIYELIQQELDQLPHKPKCLQVFLRETPTSYCVYRPKRGTENGK; encoded by the coding sequence ATGATACAGCAAATTTACCCGCAAGTGCAGCATGACTACTGCTATGAATTGAACAAGGATCTGCATTTTGCAGCGGCACACAGCATCCAGCATCCGGATGCGGGCAAATGCCAGCAGGTGCATGGTCATACGTATTTCGCCAATATAACGATTGCGGGGGATGAATTGGATGACAGTGGATTTTTATTCAATTTCTCCACAATCAAAGCATTGATTCATAAAAAATTCGATCACACGCTTTTAAATGACCATACCGATGTACTTGGAAAAGATGATTTTCCAACGACGGAAGTGATGGCCCGAAAAATCTATGAATTGATTCAGCAGGAACTGGATCAGCTGCCTCACAAGCCGAAATGCCTGCAAGTTTTCTTGCGTGAGACACCGACCAGCTACTGTGTGTATCGACCAAAGCGAGGAACAGAAAATGGCAAGTAA